From Paraburkholderia fungorum, the proteins below share one genomic window:
- a CDS encoding MipA/OmpV family protein, whose product MLNSRRKRGGQLRNKQTSIAATSLVAATLGGIAFLPASASAQTPSPLGEWQYSVGIPLQKMWQPTIPDWQVRLGAASSFQPRFEGSDRYHIVAGPSIDVRYKDLFFLSSGEGFGVNFAQGQNWRASLAAVYDLGRRAQDDPQELNGLGNINAAPGLKLAAEYVISKDFPLVLRADVRRYFGGSNGWIGDLGAYMPMPGSTKQFFWFAGPNVSLADSNYMNSWFGVNQTQAAHSQYQQYHASAGFKSVGFGISAVWLFNKHWFATADGAFEQLVGSAGNSPITRSKATGVADISINYRF is encoded by the coding sequence GTGTTGAACAGCCGTAGAAAGCGGGGCGGCCAGCTTCGCAATAAACAAACAAGCATCGCGGCAACGTCTCTGGTTGCAGCGACCCTCGGCGGCATCGCCTTCCTGCCGGCCTCGGCTTCGGCTCAAACGCCTTCGCCATTGGGTGAGTGGCAATACTCGGTTGGCATCCCATTGCAGAAGATGTGGCAGCCGACCATTCCCGACTGGCAAGTGCGTCTTGGCGCGGCCAGTTCGTTCCAGCCGCGCTTCGAAGGCTCGGATCGTTATCACATCGTGGCCGGCCCGAGTATCGACGTGCGCTACAAGGATCTGTTTTTCCTGTCGAGCGGCGAAGGTTTCGGCGTCAATTTCGCGCAGGGCCAGAACTGGCGCGCGAGTCTTGCCGCCGTCTACGATCTCGGCCGACGCGCGCAGGACGATCCGCAGGAGTTGAACGGACTCGGCAACATCAACGCGGCGCCGGGTCTCAAACTCGCGGCCGAATACGTCATTTCGAAGGACTTCCCGCTCGTGCTGCGAGCGGACGTGCGGCGCTATTTCGGCGGATCGAATGGCTGGATCGGCGATTTGGGTGCGTATATGCCGATGCCGGGCAGCACGAAGCAGTTCTTCTGGTTCGCGGGGCCGAACGTGTCGCTGGCCGACTCGAACTATATGAACAGCTGGTTCGGCGTGAATCAGACTCAGGCTGCGCACTCGCAGTATCAGCAGTATCACGCGAGTGCCGGATTCAAATCGGTGGGCTTCGGGATCAGCGCGGTCTGGCTGTTCAACAAGCACTGGTTCGCGACCGCAGACGGCGCTTTCGAACAGTTGGTGGGCAGCGCGGGCAACAGTCCGATTACGCGCAGCAAGGCGACCGGCGTGGCGGATATCTCCATCAACTATCGCTTCTGA
- the katE gene encoding catalase HPII, which produces MAGKTNSQKPAAKNAQAGDPKSKDLEKFRVKPDGEALRTNQGVKISDNQNTLRAGPRGPSLLEDFIMREKITHFDHERIPERIVHARGSAAHGVFQVYESMSEYTKAAFLQDPSEQTPVYVRFSTVQGPRGSADTVRDVRGFAVKFYTQEGNYDLVGNNMPVFFIQDAIKFPDFVHAVKPEAPNEMPTGGSAHDTFWDFVSLVPESAHMVLWTMSDRAIPRSLRTMEGFGIHTFRFVNAEGKGRFVKFHWRPVLGSYSLLWDEAQKLAGKDPDFHRRDLWESIERGDFPEFELGVQIVEEEDEHKFDFDLLDPTKLIPEELVPVKIVGKMTLNRNPDNFFAETEQVAFHPGHVVPGIDFSNDPLLQGRLFSYTDTQISRLGGPNFHEIPINRPVCPYVNNQRDAMHRQTINVGQASYEPNSLSGGWPKETDPAPSDGGFESYQERVEGTKIRVRSESFADHFSQAALFYNSMSQPEKDHIAAAYQFELGKVTKPEIRARVVNEILANFDAGLAAQVAEGLGLPAPKKGTAKLAGPKESPALSLLNRVQPGIKTRKIALLAAPGSDGAAIRKLQQALQGEGAAPMLIAPTLAAIDGMAPDATIAGLPSIMFDAVIVVGGDAGAKVLAQSGDARHFVLEAFKHLKAIAAIGAGRDVLVAAQLPDNADGVFTGDDKKATDVLKAFIQAAEQHRVWSRAAQAESVPA; this is translated from the coding sequence ATGGCAGGAAAAACGAATTCGCAGAAGCCCGCGGCAAAGAACGCGCAGGCTGGTGATCCGAAATCGAAGGATCTGGAAAAATTTCGCGTCAAGCCGGACGGTGAAGCGCTGAGAACCAATCAGGGCGTCAAGATTTCCGACAACCAGAACACGTTGCGCGCCGGTCCACGCGGACCGTCTCTGCTTGAAGATTTCATCATGCGTGAAAAGATCACGCACTTCGATCACGAACGTATTCCTGAGCGCATCGTGCATGCACGCGGTTCGGCGGCGCACGGCGTGTTTCAGGTTTACGAGTCGATGAGCGAATACACGAAGGCGGCGTTTCTGCAGGACCCATCGGAGCAGACGCCCGTTTATGTGCGCTTCTCCACGGTGCAAGGTCCGCGTGGTTCCGCCGATACCGTGCGCGACGTGCGCGGCTTTGCGGTGAAGTTCTACACGCAGGAAGGCAATTACGATCTGGTCGGCAATAACATGCCGGTGTTTTTTATTCAGGATGCCATCAAGTTCCCGGACTTCGTGCATGCGGTGAAACCGGAAGCGCCGAACGAAATGCCGACCGGCGGTTCCGCGCACGATACCTTCTGGGACTTTGTATCGCTCGTGCCCGAGTCCGCGCATATGGTGCTGTGGACCATGTCAGACCGTGCGATTCCCCGCAGCTTGCGCACGATGGAAGGCTTCGGCATTCATACGTTCCGCTTCGTGAATGCCGAGGGTAAAGGGCGATTCGTTAAATTCCACTGGCGTCCGGTACTGGGTTCTTACTCGCTGCTATGGGATGAGGCGCAGAAACTTGCGGGCAAAGACCCGGATTTTCATCGACGCGATTTGTGGGAGTCGATTGAACGGGGTGACTTCCCGGAGTTTGAACTCGGCGTGCAGATTGTCGAGGAAGAAGACGAGCACAAGTTCGACTTCGACCTTCTCGATCCGACCAAGCTGATTCCTGAAGAACTGGTGCCGGTGAAAATCGTCGGCAAGATGACGCTCAATCGCAATCCGGATAACTTCTTCGCCGAGACTGAACAGGTGGCGTTCCATCCAGGCCATGTCGTGCCGGGTATCGATTTCTCGAACGATCCTCTGCTGCAAGGGCGCCTGTTTTCCTATACGGATACGCAGATCAGCCGCCTCGGCGGACCGAATTTCCATGAGATTCCGATCAACCGTCCGGTATGCCCATATGTCAACAATCAGCGCGATGCGATGCATCGGCAGACAATCAATGTCGGGCAGGCTTCGTATGAGCCGAATTCGCTGAGCGGCGGCTGGCCTAAGGAAACCGATCCCGCGCCGTCGGACGGCGGCTTCGAAAGTTATCAGGAGCGCGTGGAAGGCACGAAGATTCGCGTGCGCAGCGAGTCGTTCGCCGATCATTTCTCGCAGGCCGCGCTGTTCTATAACAGCATGTCGCAACCGGAGAAGGACCATATCGCCGCGGCGTATCAATTCGAACTCGGCAAAGTGACGAAGCCGGAAATACGCGCTCGCGTGGTCAACGAGATTCTTGCGAATTTCGATGCCGGCCTGGCGGCGCAAGTTGCCGAAGGTTTGGGTCTCCCTGCGCCGAAGAAGGGGACGGCGAAGCTGGCGGGTCCGAAGGAGTCGCCTGCGTTGAGCCTGCTCAATCGTGTGCAGCCGGGTATCAAGACTCGCAAGATTGCGTTGCTGGCCGCGCCCGGTTCGGATGGCGCGGCGATTAGAAAGCTTCAGCAGGCGCTGCAGGGCGAGGGCGCTGCGCCGATGCTGATTGCGCCGACACTGGCTGCCATCGACGGCATGGCGCCCGATGCGACGATTGCCGGCCTGCCTTCGATCATGTTCGACGCGGTCATCGTAGTCGGCGGCGATGCGGGCGCGAAGGTGCTGGCGCAATCGGGAGACGCACGGCATTTTGTGCTTGAAGCGTTCAAGCATCTGAAGGCGATCGCGGCAATCGGTGCGGGGCGAGACGTGCTAGTGGCCGCACAATTGCCGGACAATGCGGACGGCGTATTCACGGGTGACGACAAGAAGGCGACGGACGTGCTCAAGGCGTTCATCCAGGCCGCTGAGCAGCATCGCGTGTGGTCGCGTGCGGCGCAGGCGGAATCGGTGCCTGCGTAA
- a CDS encoding LysR family transcriptional regulator codes for MQLEDMRIFVATVDARNFTAAASRLSLSKQFVSRRVMALEEALGVQLLIRNTRKLAVTELGQEFYERARRILGEVEDAEQAMSLRRAGPRGLLRVSAPMSFGMMHLSPLVAMFLRENGEVRFDMELSDRTVDVVGEGFDMAIRIGVLPDSTLVAQKLVDVRMVACCSPGYARRRGKPAVPADLARHACLLYGHGGAVSWDFVVDGTVKGVEVHGPLRANNGDLIRDAAVAGLGIVRLPDFIVADALRSGQLMPVLEDFLPGATSVYAVYPQHRQSSVTIRAFVEFLRAQLRKQFAV; via the coding sequence ATGCAACTCGAAGACATGCGGATCTTCGTCGCCACGGTCGACGCGCGTAACTTCACCGCCGCAGCGAGCCGGCTCTCGTTGTCCAAGCAGTTCGTCAGCCGACGCGTGATGGCGCTGGAAGAAGCGCTCGGCGTGCAACTGCTGATCCGCAATACGCGCAAGCTGGCGGTGACCGAACTCGGGCAGGAGTTCTACGAGCGCGCGCGGCGCATCCTCGGTGAAGTCGAGGATGCCGAGCAGGCCATGTCGCTGCGACGCGCGGGGCCGCGCGGGCTGTTACGTGTGAGCGCGCCGATGTCGTTCGGGATGATGCATCTGTCGCCGCTGGTGGCGATGTTTCTGCGCGAGAACGGCGAGGTGCGCTTCGACATGGAATTGAGCGATCGCACGGTCGACGTGGTCGGCGAAGGCTTCGACATGGCGATCCGCATCGGCGTATTGCCCGACTCCACGCTGGTCGCGCAGAAACTGGTCGACGTGCGGATGGTCGCGTGTTGCAGCCCCGGTTACGCAAGGCGTCGCGGCAAGCCGGCGGTCCCGGCGGATCTCGCGCGTCATGCGTGTCTGCTTTACGGGCACGGCGGCGCGGTCAGCTGGGATTTTGTCGTCGACGGGACGGTGAAAGGGGTTGAGGTTCACGGACCGTTGCGCGCTAACAATGGCGATCTGATTCGCGATGCGGCGGTGGCGGGGCTCGGCATTGTCCGGCTGCCGGATTTCATCGTCGCCGATGCGCTCAGGAGCGGGCAACTGATGCCCGTGCTCGAAGACTTCCTGCCGGGCGCGACCAGCGTGTACGCGGTTTATCCGCAGCATCGGCAAAGCTCGGTGACGATACGGGCATTCGTCGAATTCCTGCGCGCGCAACTGCGGAAGCAGTTCGCGGTTTAA